The nucleotide window GGTTCCGCGCGCTGTACGACGCCCTCTCGTCGATCGGCGAGGTGATCGCCGTGGCGCCAGCGGACGACCGCAGTTCGGTCGGCCGGTCGCTGTCCGGCCACGTCACCGTCGAGGACCACGAACTCGGCTACGCCATCGACGGCACCCCGGCGGACTGCACCGTCGTCGGCCTCGAGTCGCTCTGTCCGGACGTCGACATGGTGCTGGCCGGGTGTAACAAGGGCGCCAACCTCGGTGCGTACGTCCTCGGCCGCTCGGGCACAGTGTCGGCGGCCGTCGAGGCGGCGTTCTTCGACGTGCCGGCCATCGCGGTCTCGCAGTACGTCCCCGCCGGGTCGGGGGAGGCGTACAGGGAGTTCGAGGTGACCGAGGACGACTACCGCGAGGTCACCCGCGCCGCCCGCTACCTCGCCGAACACGCCGAGGAGGCCGGCGTGTTCGACACGGCCGAGTACCTGAACGTGAACGCGCCGTGGCCCGATGGGTCGCCGGCGCCGATGGAGGTCACCCGCCCCTCGACGCTGTACGAGATGACGGCCGAGCGCGACGGGGACGCCATCGTCCTCCGGGACGGCATCTGGGAACGGATGAAGGAGGGCTCCGTTCCGGACCCCGTCGGGACGGACCGGCGAGCGGTAGTTGAGGGCCGCGTCTCCGTCTCGCCGCTGACGGCGCCGCACACGACGAGACACCACGACGCGCTCGACGCGCTCGCGGAGTCGTACGCGGACGAGGAGGGCATCGACGGGAACGCCGGCTGACGGGGGCGGCACTGACGGGGAACGCTGCCGTCCCCGCGAGGATTCCGCCAATTTGGACACGCTTATGCGGTGCCAGTCGGAAGCCTCGCGCACGATGAATCCGCTCCTGCTCGCCCAGACGGAGGCGCCGAGCTTGCCCGTCACGGAGACGGCGACGGTCGTGCTCGTCGCCAGCCTGCTCATCACCGTCGCCTGGCTGCTCCACCTGTACAGCTGATCTGCTCCCGACGAACAGATCGTCCGCGATCGCTCGGCCGGGTTCGGCCGACCGATCCTACTCTGCGGGTTCCACGCGCTCGCGAAGCCACGCGGCCGCCCGTTCGGCCTCGCCCTCGTCGCCTGCCGTCAGCTTCACCCGGACGTGCTCGCCGGGGTACGAGCCGACCGACACCTCGAACTCCTCGCGGACCGCCGCCAGCCGGTCGATCAGCGTCGACTCGGGTTCGGCCGCCTCGACCGTCGCCGTGTAGGTCACCCGACCCGAGAACTCGGACGCGACGCCCTCGAACATCGCCTCCATCTCGGCCGGGACGCCGGGGAACACGTACACCGACTCCAGGACGCACCCCGGGGCGACGCCCACCTCGTTGTTGAGCGGTCGCGCCCCCTCGGGCAACTTCGTCGTCCCGTCGGTCAGGTCGCCGGCCGCGTAGCCGCCGTGTTCAAGCAGCCAGTCGAGCGCCTCCTCGTTCCGCGTCAGCCGGCGGCCGAACGCGGCGGCGACACCCTCCATCGTGACGTCGTCGTGGGTGGGCCCGATGCCGCCGGTGACGATGACCGCGTCGTACTCCGCCCGGAACTCGTTGACCACGCGCGCGATGTCGGCGACCCGGTCGGGCACCGTCGTGATGCGCTCGACCGCGACGCCGCGCTCGTCGAGGCGACCCGCGAGCCACGTCGCGTTCGAGTCGGCGGTGTCGCCCGTGAGCAGTTCGTCCCCCACGGTGACGATGGCTGCCTTCATGAACCGGGAGACGAGGGTCGCGGCCATAAGTTCGCGGGCGAGGGTCGGGACATCGCGAGACGAGAAACACCCCTCCGCCGCCGGTCGTCGTCCCGACCATCGATCGCCGACGTGCCGAGGGTCGTTACCCCATGCCCGGCGGCGGATCGCGTCCGGAGTCGTCGTCGACGTCCACGTCGAGGCCCATCTCCTCGCGGGTCTCGCGCAGTTCGCGGATCTGCCGCCGGAAGTACGCCAGCCCGACGATGGCGACGACGCCGAACACGGCCACCAGCCCCCCGAACAGGCCGAGGTCGCGCTGGAGGTAGAACTGCACGAGGACGGCGTCGGAGGTGACGTTCTCCCAGGATATGTGCACGCGGTCGTTGTCGTCGATGCTCGTCGTCGTCGGGCCCGGCGAGATGCGACCGAAGATCGGTGCGGACGCGCGGCGCCCCGGTGGGAGGACGACCTCGTAGGAGCCGTCGACGTACGTCGGGAGCGAGAAGCGCTTCGGCGTGCTGCTCGCCGTGACCGCGAGCTTTCCACCATCGACCGGGGTCCGGATCGTCACCTCGTCGCGGGTCTCCTGGACGCTCCCGCGTTCGGCCAGCGTCGTGCCGTTGATGACCGTCCCGTTCGGGTAGCGGTACCTGACCGCGCGGACGTCGAGCGGGTTCTGGCCGCCGAGGCCGTCGTTCCGGTACAGCTCGATCTCGGTGTCGTTCATCCGGTAGACGGCCTGGAACGACGAGTCCTTCGTGACGGTCACGTGGACGTCGACGCTCTCGTTCCACGCGTAGCTGTCGCCGGCCGGCTGTTCGTCCAGCCGGTCGGCCGGAACGGAGTCGTCGCCGAAGAAGCCGAGACAGCCGGAGAGGAGGAGCATCCCGACGAGAGCGAGGAGCGCGAGGACCCGGCGGCGGCTCATGGGATGACGGCTTTCAACTCCGCGGGGAGATACCCGCCGATGGACGCGAGCAGCCCCGGCGGGTCGGTCCCCTCGGTGCAGACGATGCTCTGTTCGAGGAGGCCCAGCCGCTCGACCGTGACGATGTCCTGGGCGTGCCCCGCGCGGTTCACCGTCGCGCGCACCTCGCCGCGGGTCGCGCTGTTCACGTTGACGCGGCCGTTCCCCCGGGTCCAGTCGTACAGTCGGTCCTGCTCGGCCTCGGCCAGTTCGTTCGCGCCGTCCTCGTGGTAGACGAACCGGAGGGTGAGGTGCTGGACCAGCCCGAAGCGGTCGCGGATCTGCGAGGGCGACCCGGTTCCAAGCCCCAGCCCCTCCCGGGGGACGCGGAACTCTCGACCGGCGTCGAGCGTGAAGCCGTCGTCGTCCCACCCCTCGAGGGTGCCGTAGTACGTCCCGCCGTCCTCGAAGTGGTCGGTGATCTCCCCCCACTGCTCCCGGAGGACGTTCCGGGCGACCGTCGCGTCGGGGCCCTCGACGGTCACGGAGACGAAGTCGTCGCGGCGGACCCCGACCTCGTACTCGACGTCGAGCTCCCCCAGGTCGTTGGCGACGAGCGATCTCATCCCGTCCAGCGCCCGATCGCGGGCCTCGCCGGACACGTAGCACTTCGTCGCGATGACGACCATTACGCGCCGGCCTCGGTGTCGTCGTGGTCGACGTTCAGTTCGTCGCGGAGCTGGTCGATGCGCCACTCCATCGCCTCGACGAGCCGGCTGTTCTCCATCGACTCGAGGGGCGACCCGCACTCGGGGCACTCGAAGCCGAACTCCATCGCCTCCTCGAACTCGAAGCGGATGGAGTCCACCTCACAGAGGTAGAACTGGTGGTCGTCCTCGTAGGACTGCCGCTGCTCGAGCCCCTCGAGCAGCCGGTACATCTCCTCCTCGAGGTTCTCCGGGACGTTGTCGTACTCGAACGTCCAGAGGTAGGTCAGCCACCCGGAGTCCTCGTCGCGGACCCGCCGGTAGGAGGCGAGGTCGTTCTCGTACAGGATGAACAGCGCCCGGCGCACGTCGTTCAGCTCCAGTCCCAGCTCCTCCGCGAGTTCCTCGTCGGTTACCTCCCCGTCCGGCGGCGCCGCCGCGACGGGCATGCCCGTGGGGCCGACGAGTTCGTGGAGGTACTTCTGGATGACCGGGTCCTCCAGGAGTTCCTCAAAAGCCATTGTCGAATGACGGACGTGGGCTCGGTTAAAAGCTCCGAATACCTGGTCCGCGCCGCCCTACAGTTATGCCCCGAGCGACCCACTCGATGGGTATGCCCGTCGGGCCGCCGACGGTGCCGGTCGACCGGCTCGCGAGCGAGGGCTGGACGGAACTGGAGCGGGCGGAGTGGACGCCGTTCGACGCCCGCCTCGTCGCCGTCGACGCTAACAGCGTGGCGTACGAGGACGGGGCGCTCCGACACCGAATCTACGACGACACCGGTCTCGACCGGCCGTGGCGGATCTTCGTCGCCGCCCGACTGGCGCACCGCCCGTCGGTTCCCCGCTCCCGAGCCCTGACGGCGTTCGTCGCCGGCAGGGTGCTCGACGGGTTCGGCGACACCCTGGCCGAACGCGGATTCGCCGACGTCCGTCGCACGGATCGTGCCGAAGGAGGAGGGGACCTCGACGAGCGTCTCAGGGAGGACGGACGATCCACTGGGGACGAGCGCTCGCGGTTCGCTGAGTACGCGGCGGCCTGTTCGGTCGGGTCGGTGTCGCTCCGGACGCGTGGACTGGCGGGGGTCCGGCCGGTCGACGAGGGGTACGTGCTCGCCGGCGGCGCCTACCCCGAAACCGTCCGCGACGCACCCGACCCGGAGACGGCCCACGCGCTAGAGCGCCACCTCGAACCCGATCGGTTCGAGGTCGACCTGCAGGAACTCATTCGGGAGACGCACCGCGAGTGATCCGTTCGCGGGCTGCCGGAACGAGATCCTCGGGCGGCACCGACGCGAACTCGTCGTCCGCCAGTTCGAGCTGCTGGCGCGGGCGGCCGACGCCGTTCGGGACGCGCCGCGTCTCCACGATTCCGGCCTCCGTCAGCCGCTCCTTCGCGCGGGCGACCTCCGTGCGGCTGGAGAAGCCGATGTCGCGGGCCCACTCGCCGAGCTCGATGGAGAACAGTTCGTGGCGGGCACCCACGAGGGTGCAGAGGCCGACCGAGTCGACGGCTTCGTCGGCCCACAGGGCGCCCGCGCCCTCGATTGCCCCGGAGAGTGTGTCCGCCGCGTCGGGCCATCGGTCGCCGAAGGTGTCGAGCAGGACCCGTCTGCTGGGGACGTCCACCGCGTACGTCCCCGCGTCGTCCCACCTCTCCTCGAACGGTTCACGAAACGCGTCGGTCGCCTCGTCGTCCGTGGTGGAGAGGGAGCTGATGTGGTCGTCCGTGCGGACGTGCACCCACACCGCCCCGTGGCCGAGCGTCAGGCTCTCGGTCAGTTCGTCCGTGGTCCGGACCGCGAGCCGGCCGTCGTCGATCGCCTGCGCGGCCGCAGTGGCCGCACGGAACTCGCCGAACAGCGACGACGCCTCGTCGGGGGTGAGGAGGAGTCTGGCCTCCCCGTCCCCGGTCCGTAGCGAGCAGGCGACGGCGCGGGCGAGCCGGACCGGCGGGGAGACGAACAGTGGATTGCGCGTCTCAGCGAGCAGCGTCTCGGCGACGGAGGGCGTCGCGTCGAGCGGGCGCGAGGGCATGGAACCGTATCGGCGAGCTCGGGACTTTAATTTTCACTATCCTCGCCTCCCGAAAGTGAGATAGCCCGTGTGTCCGACGCCGGCCGTGCTCGGGCGCGTCCCCCGGTCGTCGACGTGGAGCTCCCGCTGGATGGTCTCGAGCGTCTCCACGCCGAGCAGCCCTGCCCCCCTCGCCGCCTCCTCCGCCCGTCGCGCGTCCTCGACGAACGGGGCGTACACCGCACAGTACCCGCCGTTCGTGAGCAGGTCCGGCGCGCGTTCGACGACTGCGGCGGCGTCGGCGGTATCGAGCGTGAGCAGATCGAACTCGCCCCCGGCTAGGTCCTCGAGGTCCTCGAGCACGTCGCCCGTCCGGACGTCGACGCGGTCCGCGACGCCGGCGAGCGCCATGTTGCCGCGGGCTACCTCGGCGAACTCCGCGTCCCGCTCGTAGGTGGTCACCTCCGCGCCGAGGCGGCCGAGATACCCCGAGAGCACGCCGGTCCCAGTCCCTGCGTCGAGTACCCTGTCGCCCGACTGCGCGCCGGTGTGGCCGATTACGAGGCCGATATCGCGCGGCATCATCGGCGCCCCCGTGCGCTCGAAGTGGTTGAACAGGTCCGGCCCGCGGAGGCGCCGCACCGCGAACGTCTCGCCGAGGTGCGTCTCGATGGTCTCGCCGGGTCGAGGAGCCTCGGGGACGGTCAGGACGCCCAGGTCGGTCTGGAGCTCCTCGCCCGGCGCGCGGAGGTACTCCCTGTCGGAGTCCGCGTGGACGAGGAGGACGGCGGCGTCGCTCACTCGAGTCGCGAGATGGCAGCAGCGAGGTCGCCGTCCTCCGCTTCGAGCGCCTCGCGGGCGGCGTCGGAGCTGACGCCGGCGCGCTGTGCGACGATCTCCACGTCGTCCGCGGGGATCTCCGGGGCCGCGCCCTCGCCGGACGCGTCGTCTTCACCCTCGATCGCCGGGCCGTCGTCGCTCCCGCCTCGCTCGCTGGAGTCGGGGTCGCCGACGACCTGGTACGTCTGCTGGCCCTGGGCGTCCATGCGCGTGACCTGCGCGTCGGTGAACACGAGCTCCTCGTCGGCCGTTCGGATGATGACCTCCTCTGCGTCGAGCTCGGTCACGTCGATGCCCATCTGTTTCATCATCTGTTCCATCTTCCGCGGATTCATGCCGCCGCCTCCGAACATGCCCGATTCGTCGGCGGCGTGGAGCAAAAGCGTGGCGACGTGCGTCTGCGACGCGACGGGATCCCCCCGCAGCCCCAGGAGTGACGGAGGCGGCACGAACGCTACCATCCCATCGTTTGAAGCCCTGCGGCGACCAGCCATCGTCCATGCAACTGGCCGAACGGACGTGGCCCGAACTCGGGGACTACGTCGCGGAGGAGTCGGTGGCGATGGTACCCTTCGGGTCGACCGAGCAGCACGGCCCCCACCTGCCGCTGGCGACCGACGCGCTCATCGCCGAGGCGCTGGCGCGCGAGGCGGCGGACCGGACCGGGTTCGTCTGCACCCCGCCGGTGCGGATCACTGTCTCCGGGCACCACCGGCAGTTCCACGGGACGATGTGGGTCGAACCCGACGTCTTCCGCGACTACGTGGAGAGCCTCACGCGCAACCTCACGTACCACGGCGTCGACCGCGTCGTGTTCGTGAACGCCCACGGCGGCAACGTTCCCCACCTCCGCGAGGTCGGCGGGCGCCTCAGGCGGGACCGGACGGCCTACGCGATCGAGTGGATGTGGGACGAGTCAATCCCCCGGCTCGTTCGCGAAGTGTTCGCGCACAACGGCCCCCACGGCGGCCCGAAGGAGACGGCGATGATCCAGCACATCGCGCCGGAGCTGGTCCGCGAGGGGGAACTCGAGTCGGCCCGGGACGGCGGGGTGCTCGAACTCACGGCGGAGGAGACCCGGCAGTTCGGCGCGCGGACGTACTACGACTGCGCTGACAACTCGGCGAACGGCGTCTTCGGCGACCAGACGGACGCGACGGCGGAGGTCGGCGCGGAGCTGTTCGAGGCGGCGAGCGACCAGCTGGTGCGCCTGCTGGAGTGGCTCGACGACCGAGAGTTCGACGAGCTCATTCCGGAACCGCACGTCGACCCCCAGCCGGGAAGCCGGCGCTCGTGACGGTCTGTGCGTGCTGACAGGCGGCGTCGCTTCTCCCCGCCCTCGCACGCGGCCGGCGTCTCGTCGTGCTCGGGGCGATTCCGTCCGGCGTGACGCCGCGCAATCGCGAGCGCCAGACGGGACTTCTCAGCGCACGCGAGGGATGGTCCCGGTTCGGTATTTGAACCTACGGACGGGTAGTGATGGCCGCGAACGATCGTGCGTCGCCGGACGCGGCGAGTCGAGCGGTCAGTCGACCTTCGTCGTGACCGCGAGTCCCGAGCCGACCGGCAGCACGACCGTCTCGAACCCGTCCGCGTTGCAGACGGTGTCGAGGTACTCCGCGATTCCACGGGACTCCTCGTCGTCCGCATCGATCGCGCCGTCCTCCCCCTCGAGGTGTGCGAGTACAGCGTCGAAGTCGATGGGCCCGTACATGACGTTGTCCGCGATCACCACGCCCCCCTCCGCGAGTTTCGGCGCGACCGCCTCGAAGGCGTCCGCGTAGCGCTCCTTCTCGTGGTCGATCAGCACGGCGTCGAACGGGCCGTCGTAACGGTCGATGGCGTCCATCGCGTCGCAGTGCTCGAACGAACAGCGGTCGGCGAGGCCGGCTTCCGACAGGAACTCCTCCCCCCGTTCGAGTTCGTCCGCGTCGAACTCGGTCAGGACGACGCGGTCGGCGCCGCCGCGGAGGAACCACGAGGCCGAGTAGCCGAACCCCGAACCGAACTCGAACACCGCCTCCGCGTCGGTCATGCGGGCGACCATGCACAGGACGGCACCCGCGTCCGGGCCGATGTTCGGGAAGTGGTGCTCGCTGGCGAACTCGTCCATGCGCTCCTGCACGTCGGTGTGTTCGGGGCCGGTGGCGCGAACGAACCTCGTAACGTCGTCGGAGAGGACCATGCGTCGATGGACCACCCCGGAGACTGTGAGCCTTCGGGTCACGCCGCCGATACGTATTCGTGGGACGAGCGGAAGCCGGGACCATGGACGCCACGCGAATCGAGGAGGTCACGACCGACGAGGGCTGGGATTGTGCGGTCCCAATCCTGCGAGAACTGTGGAGCGACGTCGACGAGCCGTTCGTCCGGTCCTGGCGGGAGGAGGACGACTACCGCCTGTTCGGTCGCTACGAAGGTGGGGAACTCGTCGGCGTCGTCGGCGTCTCGACCCAGCGCGTGCTCCACCACGCCCGCCACGCGTGGATCCACGACATCGTCGTCACGGGGTCGCGCCGGGGCGAGGGCCACGGCGCGGCGCTGTTGTCGTTCGTCGAGTCGTGGGCGCGCGAACGGGACTGCGAGTACGTCGCGCTCGCGAACAGGCTGGGGAACGAGGGGGCGCTCGACTTCTACGAGGCCGAGGGGCTGGAGCCGTGGGGCTACGTCGTCGAGACGGAGCTGTGAGGCGTCACACCGCCGGCCCGGCGAGGTAGCCGCCGATGACCAGCAGGACGAGGCCGGCCACGCTGGCCGCCTTCAGGAACGCGTCCGCGTCGCGGGCGGCGGTCCGGACCTTGCCCACGTCGAGCGCCGACCGCATCCGCCGCCCGCCGACCTCGACGAGCGCGGTCATCACGAACCAGAGCGTCAGCATGGTGAGGACGAGGTGCCCCCGGCCGGTTCCGAACAGCCCCTCGCTCCCGTAGACGGTCGCGGCCATATGACCGCCGGTGGCGACGAAGACGACCGCGGCGAGTCGCGTGAGCGTCGTCAGGCCGGACTCGATCGACCGGAGCGCGTCGGGGCCGAGGTCGCCACCCTTCGCCAGCGGGACGACCTTCCACGTCGCGAGCAGGACGGCGCCGACCCAGACGCCGGCGAACAGCGTGTGCAGGATGTAGGCCGCGGTGAGTGCCGTGGGCATGTCGGGATGCTGACCCGGGGACTGCATAAATCCCGGTCGAACGACGCGACCGCGCGGCACGCCGTGGAGCCGCGGCCCGACGTTGAGGGTTTAAGGGGTGACGGAGCCACCTCACGCGTATGTTCGACCCCGACGATCTCGAGGAAATCCGCTCGGAGAAACGGCGGTGGGAGGAGGAGACGCTCTCGCCCACGCTGGAGCGGTTCGGGGAGCGCGAGGAGCAGTTCACGACGGACACCGGCGGGCAGGAGGTGAAGCGGCTGTACACGCCCGACGACGTGGACGACTTGGACTACGACGAGGACCTCGGCTTCCCCGGCGAGGAGCCGTACACCCGCGGCGTCTACCCGACGATGCACCGCGGCCGCCTGTGGACGATGCGCCAGTACGCCGGGATGGGTACCGCGGCGGAGACGAACGAGCGCTTCAACTACCTCATCGATCAGGGCTCCTCCGGGCTGTCGATGGCGTTCGACCTCCCGACCCAGATGGGCTACGACTCGGACGCGGACATGGCCGCCGGCGAGGTGGGCAAGTCGGGCGTCGCCATCGACTCGCTGGAGGACTTCGAGCGCGTCTTCGACGGCATCCCGCTCGACGAGGTGTCCACGTCGATGACCATCAACGCGCCCGCGTCCGTGCTGCTCGCGATGTACGTCGCCGTCGGCGACCGGCAGGGGGTGGACCGCTCGGGGCTGCGCGGCACCATCCAGAACGACATCATGAAGGAGTACGTCGCGCGGAATCTCTACATCTACCCGCCCGAGGAGTCGATGCGGCTCATCACCGACATCTTCGAGTTCTGCGCGGCCGAGACGCCGAAGTTCAACACCATCTCCATCTCCGGCTACCACATCCGGGAGGCCGGCTCCACGGCGGCCCAGGAGATCGCGTTCACCCTCGGCAACGGTATCGAGTACGTGCAGGCCGCCGTCGACGCGGGCCTCGACGTGGACGAGTTCGCCCCGCAGCTCTCGTTCTTCTTCAACGCCCACAACAACGTCCTGGAGGAGGTCGCGAAGTTCCGTGCCGCCCGGCGGATGTGGGCCCAGATCATGGAGGAGCGCTTCGGCGCCGAGAACCCCAAGTCGAAGCAGTTGAAGTTCCACACCCAGACCGCCGGCTCGATGCTCACCGCCCAGCAGATCGAGAACAACGTCGTCCGCGTCGGCTACCAGGCGCTCGCGGCGGTGCTCGGCGGCACCCAGAGCCTCCACACGAACGGGAAGGACGAGGCGCTCTCGCTCCCCACCGAGAAGTCCGTCCGGACCGCGCTGCGGACCCAGCAGATCCTCGCCCACGAGTCCGGCGCGGCGGACACCATCGACCCGCTGGCCGGGAGCTACTACGTCGAGAGCCTGACGGACGGGATCGAGGAGGAGGCGTTCGAGATCCTCGAGGAGGTGGACCGCCGCGGCGGGATGCTGGAGGCCGTGAAGAACCAGTGGGTCCAGCGCCAGATCCAGGACACCGCCTTCGAGCGCCAGCGCGAGATCGAGGAGGGCGAGCGGATCATCGTCGGGGTGAACGAGTACCGCGTCGAGGACGAGGAGCCGCAGGTCGACCTGGAAGACGTGTCAGAGGAGGAGCAGGGGGCGCAGGTCGACCGCGTGCAGGAACTCCGCGAGTCCCGGGACTCGGAGGCGGCCGAGGCGGCGCT belongs to Halorarum halophilum and includes:
- a CDS encoding DUF2110 family protein — protein: MVVIATKCYVSGEARDRALDGMRSLVANDLGELDVEYEVGVRRDDFVSVTVEGPDATVARNVLREQWGEITDHFEDGGTYYGTLEGWDDDGFTLDAGREFRVPREGLGLGTGSPSQIRDRFGLVQHLTLRFVYHEDGANELAEAEQDRLYDWTRGNGRVNVNSATRGEVRATVNRAGHAQDIVTVERLGLLEQSIVCTEGTDPPGLLASIGGYLPAELKAVIP
- a CDS encoding nascent polypeptide-associated complex protein, with amino-acid sequence MFGGGGMNPRKMEQMMKQMGIDVTELDAEEVIIRTADEELVFTDAQVTRMDAQGQQTYQVVGDPDSSERGGSDDGPAIEGEDDASGEGAAPEIPADDVEIVAQRAGVSSDAAREALEAEDGDLAAAISRLE
- a CDS encoding competence/damage-inducible protein A, which produces MKAAIVTVGDELLTGDTADSNATWLAGRLDERGVAVERITTVPDRVADIARVVNEFRAEYDAVIVTGGIGPTHDDVTMEGVAAAFGRRLTRNEEALDWLLEHGGYAAGDLTDGTTKLPEGARPLNNEVGVAPGCVLESVYVFPGVPAEMEAMFEGVASEFSGRVTYTATVEAAEPESTLIDRLAAVREEFEVSVGSYPGEHVRVKLTAGDEGEAERAAAWLRERVEPAE
- a CDS encoding transcriptional regulator TbsP domain-containing protein is translated as MPSRPLDATPSVAETLLAETRNPLFVSPPVRLARAVACSLRTGDGEARLLLTPDEASSLFGEFRAATAAAQAIDDGRLAVRTTDELTESLTLGHGAVWVHVRTDDHISSLSTTDDEATDAFREPFEERWDDAGTYAVDVPSRRVLLDTFGDRWPDAADTLSGAIEGAGALWADEAVDSVGLCTLVGARHELFSIELGEWARDIGFSSRTEVARAKERLTEAGIVETRRVPNGVGRPRQQLELADDEFASVPPEDLVPAARERITRGASPE
- a CDS encoding methyltransferase domain-containing protein, whose protein sequence is MSDAAVLLVHADSDREYLRAPGEELQTDLGVLTVPEAPRPGETIETHLGETFAVRRLRGPDLFNHFERTGAPMMPRDIGLVIGHTGAQSGDRVLDAGTGTGVLSGYLGRLGAEVTTYERDAEFAEVARGNMALAGVADRVDVRTGDVLEDLEDLAGGEFDLLTLDTADAAAVVERAPDLLTNGGYCAVYAPFVEDARRAEEAARGAGLLGVETLETIQRELHVDDRGTRPSTAGVGHTGYLTFGRRG
- a CDS encoding transcription factor — translated: MAFEELLEDPVIQKYLHELVGPTGMPVAAAPPDGEVTDEELAEELGLELNDVRRALFILYENDLASYRRVRDEDSGWLTYLWTFEYDNVPENLEEEMYRLLEGLEQRQSYEDDHQFYLCEVDSIRFEFEEAMEFGFECPECGSPLESMENSRLVEAMEWRIDQLRDELNVDHDDTEAGA
- a CDS encoding GNAT family N-acetyltransferase, which codes for MDATRIEEVTTDEGWDCAVPILRELWSDVDEPFVRSWREEDDYRLFGRYEGGELVGVVGVSTQRVLHHARHAWIHDIVVTGSRRGEGHGAALLSFVESWARERDCEYVALANRLGNEGALDFYEAEGLEPWGYVVETEL
- a CDS encoding creatininase family protein — its product is MQLAERTWPELGDYVAEESVAMVPFGSTEQHGPHLPLATDALIAEALAREAADRTGFVCTPPVRITVSGHHRQFHGTMWVEPDVFRDYVESLTRNLTYHGVDRVVFVNAHGGNVPHLREVGGRLRRDRTAYAIEWMWDESIPRLVREVFAHNGPHGGPKETAMIQHIAPELVREGELESARDGGVLELTAEETRQFGARTYYDCADNSANGVFGDQTDATAEVGAELFEAASDQLVRLLEWLDDREFDELIPEPHVDPQPGSRRS
- a CDS encoding CopD family protein, giving the protein MPTALTAAYILHTLFAGVWVGAVLLATWKVVPLAKGGDLGPDALRSIESGLTTLTRLAAVVFVATGGHMAATVYGSEGLFGTGRGHLVLTMLTLWFVMTALVEVGGRRMRSALDVGKVRTAARDADAFLKAASVAGLVLLVIGGYLAGPAV
- a CDS encoding O-methyltransferase, translated to MVLSDDVTRFVRATGPEHTDVQERMDEFASEHHFPNIGPDAGAVLCMVARMTDAEAVFEFGSGFGYSASWFLRGGADRVVLTEFDADELERGEEFLSEAGLADRCSFEHCDAMDAIDRYDGPFDAVLIDHEKERYADAFEAVAPKLAEGGVVIADNVMYGPIDFDAVLAHLEGEDGAIDADDEESRGIAEYLDTVCNADGFETVVLPVGSGLAVTTKVD
- the surE gene encoding 5'/3'-nucleotidase SurE; this translates as MSRSGEPRFLLTNDDGIESPGFRALYDALSSIGEVIAVAPADDRSSVGRSLSGHVTVEDHELGYAIDGTPADCTVVGLESLCPDVDMVLAGCNKGANLGAYVLGRSGTVSAAVEAAFFDVPAIAVSQYVPAGSGEAYREFEVTEDDYREVTRAARYLAEHAEEAGVFDTAEYLNVNAPWPDGSPAPMEVTRPSTLYEMTAERDGDAIVLRDGIWERMKEGSVPDPVGTDRRAVVEGRVSVSPLTAPHTTRHHDALDALAESYADEEGIDGNAG
- a CDS encoding DUF5803 family protein; translation: MSRRRVLALLALVGMLLLSGCLGFFGDDSVPADRLDEQPAGDSYAWNESVDVHVTVTKDSSFQAVYRMNDTEIELYRNDGLGGQNPLDVRAVRYRYPNGTVINGTTLAERGSVQETRDEVTIRTPVDGGKLAVTASSTPKRFSLPTYVDGSYEVVLPPGRRASAPIFGRISPGPTTTSIDDNDRVHISWENVTSDAVLVQFYLQRDLGLFGGLVAVFGVVAIVGLAYFRRQIRELRETREEMGLDVDVDDDSGRDPPPGMG
- a CDS encoding acyl-CoA mutase large subunit family protein, which encodes MFDPDDLEEIRSEKRRWEEETLSPTLERFGEREEQFTTDTGGQEVKRLYTPDDVDDLDYDEDLGFPGEEPYTRGVYPTMHRGRLWTMRQYAGMGTAAETNERFNYLIDQGSSGLSMAFDLPTQMGYDSDADMAAGEVGKSGVAIDSLEDFERVFDGIPLDEVSTSMTINAPASVLLAMYVAVGDRQGVDRSGLRGTIQNDIMKEYVARNLYIYPPEESMRLITDIFEFCAAETPKFNTISISGYHIREAGSTAAQEIAFTLGNGIEYVQAAVDAGLDVDEFAPQLSFFFNAHNNVLEEVAKFRAARRMWAQIMEERFGAENPKSKQLKFHTQTAGSMLTAQQIENNVVRVGYQALAAVLGGTQSLHTNGKDEALSLPTEKSVRTALRTQQILAHESGAADTIDPLAGSYYVESLTDGIEEEAFEILEEVDRRGGMLEAVKNQWVQRQIQDTAFERQREIEEGERIIVGVNEYRVEDEEPQVDLEDVSEEEQGAQVDRVQELRESRDSEAAEAALAALREAARGEENVMPHIVDGVKAYATVGEICNVLREEFGEYQPGSV